A stretch of the Streptomyces sp. WMMB303 genome encodes the following:
- a CDS encoding DUF742 domain-containing protein — MTPPPASHDPYGAHNAHAPYGGEGDQPLVRPYAMTGGRTRPRYQLAIEALVSSTADPMQLQGLLPEHQRICHLCREVKSVAEISALLAIPLGVARILVADLAEAGMVAIHQPGSSSDPGGAPDVTLLERVLSGLRKL; from the coding sequence ATGACCCCGCCGCCCGCTTCGCACGATCCGTACGGTGCGCACAACGCGCATGCGCCGTACGGAGGAGAGGGCGACCAGCCACTGGTGCGTCCGTACGCCATGACGGGCGGCCGTACCCGGCCGCGCTACCAGCTCGCCATCGAGGCGCTGGTGAGCAGCACCGCGGATCCGATGCAACTGCAGGGGCTGCTCCCCGAGCACCAGCGGATCTGCCACCTGTGCCGGGAGGTCAAATCGGTCGCGGAGATCTCCGCGCTGCTCGCCATCCCGCTGGGGGTGGCCCGCATTCTCGTCGCCGACCTCGCCGAGGCCGGGATGGTGGCCATCCACCAGCCCGGCAGCTCCTCGGACCCGGGCGGTGCCCCCGATGTGACGTTGCTGGAAAGGGTGCTCAGTGGACTTCGTAAGCTCTAG
- a CDS encoding roadblock/LC7 domain-containing protein gives MSQAAQNLNWLITNFVENTPGVSHTVVVSADGLLLAMSEGFPRDRADQLAAVASGLTSLTAGASRIFEGGSVNQTVVEMEKGFLFIMSISDGSSLAVLAHPEADIGLIGYEMALLVDRAGSVLTPDVRAELQGSILN, from the coding sequence ATGAGCCAGGCTGCGCAGAATCTGAACTGGTTGATCACCAACTTCGTGGAGAACACCCCCGGGGTGTCGCACACGGTGGTGGTCTCCGCCGACGGCCTGCTTCTGGCCATGTCGGAGGGCTTCCCGCGGGATCGCGCCGATCAGTTGGCGGCGGTCGCGTCGGGGCTCACCTCGCTGACGGCAGGTGCCTCGCGCATCTTCGAGGGCGGCAGCGTCAACCAGACGGTGGTGGAGATGGAGAAGGGTTTCCTCTTCATCATGTCCATCTCCGACGGCTCTTCACTGGCCGTCCTCGCCCACCCGGAGGCGGACATCGGCCTCATCGGCTACGAGATGGCTCTCTTGGTGGACCGTGCTGGAAGCGTACTCACTCCAGACGTGCGCGCGGAACTCCAGGGAAGCATTCTCAACTGA
- a CDS encoding ATP/GTP-binding protein, producing the protein MDFGSSSAGPVGGTTARSTTSAKIVVAGGFGVGKTTFVGAVSEINPLRTEAVMTSASAGIDDLTHTADKTTTTVAMDFGRITLDQDLILYLFGTPGQDRFWFMWDDLVRGAIGAVVLVDTRRLADCFPAVDYFENSGLPFVIALNGFDGHQPYAPEEVREALQIGPDAPIITTDARHRADAKSALITLVEHALMARLR; encoded by the coding sequence GTGGACTTCGGAAGCTCTAGCGCCGGGCCCGTCGGGGGTACGACAGCCCGCTCGACGACCTCCGCGAAGATCGTGGTGGCCGGCGGTTTCGGCGTGGGCAAGACGACCTTCGTCGGTGCGGTCTCGGAGATCAACCCGCTGCGCACCGAGGCTGTGATGACCTCCGCCTCGGCCGGTATCGACGATCTGACCCACACGGCGGACAAGACCACCACCACGGTGGCGATGGACTTCGGCCGGATCACCCTGGACCAGGACCTGATCCTCTACCTGTTCGGTACGCCGGGGCAGGACCGGTTCTGGTTCATGTGGGACGACCTGGTGCGGGGGGCGATCGGTGCGGTGGTGCTGGTGGACACCCGCCGGCTGGCGGACTGTTTCCCGGCGGTGGACTACTTCGAGAACAGCGGGCTGCCCTTCGTGATCGCGCTCAACGGGTTCGACGGGCACCAGCCCTACGCGCCCGAGGAGGTCCGCGAAGCCCTCCAGATCGGCCCCGACGCGCCCATCATCACCACCGACGCGCGGCACCGCGCGGACGCCAAGAGCGCGCTGATCACCCTGGTGGAGCATGCCCTGATGGCGCGGCTGCGCTGA
- a CDS encoding fumarylacetoacetate hydrolase family protein — translation MRIARFSLDGTVGFGVVEGEPSSPEGPALDIIKGHPFAEFERTGQKLPLSKVRILPPTLPNKVVAIGRNYAEHAKELGNEVPEAPVTFLKPSTSVIGPNDPIGYPSFSNEVHHEAELAVVIGRLCKDVPRERAKDVILGYTCANDITARDVQRTENQWARAKGFDGSCPLGPWTETELDAADVGIMCTVNGEQRQLGRTSEMIRPVEDLIVHITQAMTLLPGDVILTGTPAGVGPVNVGDEVAVTIEGIGTLTNKVIKRD, via the coding sequence GTGCGCATCGCAAGATTCTCCCTGGACGGAACCGTAGGGTTCGGCGTCGTCGAGGGCGAGCCCTCCAGCCCGGAGGGCCCCGCCCTGGACATCATCAAGGGCCACCCCTTCGCCGAGTTCGAGCGCACGGGCCAGAAGCTGCCCCTGAGCAAGGTCCGGATTCTGCCGCCGACCCTGCCCAACAAGGTCGTCGCGATCGGCAGGAACTACGCCGAGCACGCGAAGGAACTGGGCAACGAGGTCCCCGAGGCCCCGGTCACCTTCCTCAAGCCGTCCACATCGGTGATCGGCCCGAACGACCCCATCGGCTACCCGTCCTTCTCGAACGAGGTGCACCACGAGGCGGAGCTGGCGGTGGTCATCGGCCGGCTGTGCAAGGACGTGCCGCGCGAACGTGCCAAGGACGTCATCCTCGGCTACACCTGCGCCAACGACATCACCGCGCGTGATGTGCAGCGCACGGAGAACCAGTGGGCCCGCGCCAAGGGTTTCGACGGCTCCTGCCCGCTGGGCCCCTGGACGGAGACCGAACTGGACGCCGCCGACGTCGGCATCATGTGCACCGTCAACGGCGAGCAGCGCCAGCTGGGCCGCACCAGCGAGATGATCAGGCCCGTCGAGGACTTGATCGTCCACATCACCCAGGCCATGACCCTGCTGCCGGGCGATGTCATCCTCACCGGCACCCCGGCGGGGGTCGGCCCCGTGAACGTCGGCGACGAGGTCGCCGTCACCATCGAAGGAATCGGCACTCTCACCAATAAGGTGATCAAGCGTGACTAA
- a CDS encoding ATP/GTP-binding protein, whose protein sequence is MGQAGQQGYGTPASGRSTTSAKIVVAGGFGVGKTTFVGAVSEINPLRTEAVMTSASAGIDDLTHTGGKTTTTVAMDFGRITLDDDLILYLFGTPGQDRFWFMWDDLVRGAIGAVVLVDTRRLADCFPAVDYFENSGLPFVIALNGFDGHQPYAPEEVREALQIGPDTPIITTDARHRAEAKSGLITLVEHALLARLK, encoded by the coding sequence ATGGGACAGGCCGGCCAGCAGGGGTACGGGACTCCCGCCTCCGGGCGTTCGACGACCTCCGCGAAGATCGTGGTGGCCGGCGGTTTCGGCGTGGGCAAGACGACCTTCGTCGGTGCGGTCTCGGAGATCAACCCGCTGCGCACCGAGGCTGTGATGACCTCCGCCTCGGCCGGTATCGACGATCTGACCCACACCGGGGGCAAGACCACCACCACGGTGGCGATGGACTTCGGCCGGATCACCCTCGACGACGACCTGATCCTCTACCTGTTCGGTACGCCGGGGCAGGACCGGTTCTGGTTCATGTGGGACGACCTGGTGCGGGGGGCGATCGGTGCGGTGGTGCTGGTGGACACCCGTCGACTGGCGGACTGTTTCCCGGCGGTGGACTACTTCGAGAACAGCGGGCTGCCCTTCGTGATCGCGCTCAACGGGTTCGACGGGCACCAGCCCTACGCGCCCGAAGAGGTCCGCGAAGCCCTCCAGATCGGCCCCGACACCCCGATCATCACCACCGACGCCCGGCACCGGGCCGAGGCGAAGAGCGGGTTGATCACCCTGGTGGAGCACGCGCTGCTCGCCCGGCTCAAGTAG
- a CDS encoding roadblock/LC7 domain-containing protein has product MSQAAQNLNWLITNFVENTPGVSHTVVVSADGLLLAMSEGFPRDRADQLAAVASGLTSLTAGASRIFEGGGVNQTVVEMERGFLFIMSISDGSSLAVLAHPEADIGLVGYEMALLVDRAGGVLTPDLRAELQGSLLN; this is encoded by the coding sequence ATGAGCCAGGCGGCGCAGAACCTGAACTGGTTGATCACCAACTTCGTGGAGAACACCCCCGGGGTGTCCCACACGGTGGTGGTCTCCGCCGACGGACTCCTCCTCGCGATGTCCGAGGGCTTCCCGCGCGATCGCGCCGACCAGTTGGCGGCGGTCGCATCGGGGCTCACCTCGCTGACCGCGGGCGCGTCCCGGATCTTCGAGGGCGGTGGGGTCAACCAGACTGTTGTGGAGATGGAGCGGGGATTCCTGTTCATCATGTCCATCTCCGACGGTTCCTCGCTGGCCGTCCTCGCCCACCCCGAGGCCGACATCGGTCTGGTGGGGTACGAGATGGCCCTGCTGGTCGACCGCGCGGGCGGGGTTCTCACCCCGGACCTGCGCGCGGAGCTGCAGGGCAGTCTTCTCAACTAG
- a CDS encoding nitrate- and nitrite sensing domain-containing protein: MLVALVFGGFKVESDISAWQDAKEAQRTAELVEAAANYGNALIDERDRTAEPLLRGERDDPAVRKARAATDRAAEEFKKAASHLPDNPGLKRRLAAFEKVEPRLPVLRESAYSEDMSGVETEEGYVTIQHPLMEFANELGLGTGNVTSFGRTVYAISLAKAAESLQRGLGTHLMVKPGPTRADKEAQRTALASYHYLERIALGEYTSGGRPEDVKLLEQESAKAEKAGRRQVEAAREHAAAQGEKFVAPPSMAKMVKAIGSGAGARELRAKGITTESYFETATGTFDAYRAVESKLTRDAVADTEEIASDARRNALVNSVIVLVALLFAFIIAGRMARSMSQSMRTLRTAAFGVAQQRLPMLVDQLSRTEPGRVDTRVQPIPITSRDEIGEVARAFDQVHREAVRLAAEQALLRGNVNAIFTNLSRRNQGLIERQLELVTEMENSEADPDQLEKLFRMDHLSTRMRRNGENLLVLAGEEPGRRWTEPVPLVDILRAASSEVEHYERIEISGIPETEIHGQVVNDLVHLLAELLENAASFSSPQSKVRVTATRLPDGRMMIEIHDKGIGLTAEDFADLNHKLANPPTVDAAVSQRMGLFVVGRLADRHGIRVQLRPSGEQAGTTSLVMLPDAITHGGGGEENPEEDFTVSRIVPEHSRGPNGVEGARSAAELGFDDSRYGSGNQGRLPGADDRPGLPEERRSAIEAPQQPRQDAYPQGPPPGGHGQYDPYQQQGGAPYQPGYEQTGEIAAQQYTGGYPEAHDQGYGQPYAPPAAGRPHESAGDGTGAYAEPQLPAQQPGHGGQYLPRRSEAESAPGVPHGDVDRVGFDRPGSLPDDWSTTTDAGLPRRDAGRQQDGAPAARQQAPAQGWEAPAGQPSQEESGTHRWSENDEHWSRAGQLRAPQSGGVTSSGLPRRVPRANLVAGAAEENSQGTPAVSRAPEDVRGRLSNLHRGVRQGRTAGDGNQNDRQGFGPGSTYDQER; encoded by the coding sequence GTGCTCGTGGCGCTCGTCTTCGGCGGTTTCAAGGTCGAATCCGACATCTCCGCCTGGCAGGACGCCAAGGAAGCCCAGCGTACGGCGGAACTGGTGGAGGCGGCGGCGAATTACGGCAACGCCCTCATCGACGAGCGGGACCGCACCGCCGAGCCGCTGCTGCGGGGTGAGAGGGACGACCCTGCGGTCCGCAAGGCCCGTGCCGCGACCGACCGGGCCGCCGAGGAGTTCAAGAAGGCGGCCTCCCACCTCCCGGACAACCCAGGTCTGAAGCGCCGGCTCGCCGCGTTCGAGAAGGTGGAGCCGCGGCTGCCGGTGCTGCGCGAGTCCGCGTACTCCGAGGACATGAGCGGCGTGGAGACCGAAGAGGGCTACGTCACCATCCAGCACCCCCTGATGGAGTTCGCCAACGAACTGGGGCTGGGCACCGGCAACGTCACCTCCTTCGGCCGGACGGTCTACGCCATCTCGCTGGCCAAGGCCGCCGAGTCGCTGCAGCGCGGCCTGGGCACCCACCTGATGGTCAAGCCCGGGCCCACCCGCGCGGACAAGGAGGCCCAGAGGACCGCGCTGGCCTCGTACCACTACCTGGAGCGCATCGCGCTGGGCGAGTACACCTCCGGTGGCCGTCCGGAGGACGTGAAGCTGCTCGAGCAGGAGTCCGCCAAGGCCGAGAAGGCGGGCCGCAGGCAGGTGGAGGCGGCGCGCGAACACGCAGCGGCCCAGGGCGAGAAGTTCGTGGCCCCGCCCTCCATGGCCAAGATGGTCAAGGCCATCGGCTCCGGCGCCGGTGCGCGCGAACTGCGCGCCAAGGGCATCACCACCGAAAGCTATTTCGAGACAGCCACCGGTACCTTCGACGCCTACCGCGCCGTCGAGTCGAAGCTGACCCGCGACGCGGTCGCCGACACCGAGGAGATCGCTTCCGACGCCCGCCGGAACGCGCTGGTGAACTCCGTGATCGTGCTGGTCGCGCTCCTGTTCGCGTTCATCATCGCGGGGCGGATGGCCCGCTCGATGAGCCAGAGCATGCGCACGCTGCGCACAGCCGCCTTCGGCGTGGCCCAGCAGCGGCTGCCGATGCTGGTCGACCAGCTCTCGCGTACCGAGCCGGGCCGCGTGGACACCCGGGTGCAGCCGATTCCGATCACCAGCCGTGACGAGATCGGCGAGGTGGCCCGCGCCTTCGACCAGGTGCACCGGGAGGCGGTGCGGCTCGCCGCCGAGCAGGCGCTGCTGCGCGGCAACGTCAACGCGATCTTCACCAACCTCTCCCGCCGCAACCAGGGCCTCATCGAACGCCAGCTCGAGCTGGTGACGGAGATGGAGAACAGCGAGGCGGACCCGGACCAGCTCGAGAAGCTGTTCCGGATGGACCACCTGTCCACCCGAATGCGGCGCAACGGCGAGAACCTGCTGGTCCTCGCGGGCGAGGAGCCCGGCCGCCGGTGGACGGAGCCGGTGCCGCTGGTCGACATCCTGCGTGCCGCCTCCTCCGAGGTGGAGCACTACGAACGCATCGAGATCAGCGGCATTCCGGAGACGGAGATCCACGGACAGGTCGTCAACGACTTGGTCCACCTGCTCGCCGAGCTGCTGGAGAACGCCGCGTCGTTCTCCTCACCGCAGAGCAAGGTCCGGGTGACGGCCACCCGGCTGCCGGACGGCCGGATGATGATCGAGATCCATGACAAGGGCATCGGTCTGACCGCGGAGGACTTCGCGGACCTCAACCACAAGCTGGCCAACCCGCCCACGGTCGACGCCGCCGTCTCCCAGCGCATGGGCCTGTTCGTGGTCGGCCGCCTCGCGGACCGGCACGGTATCCGCGTCCAGCTGCGCCCCTCCGGCGAGCAGGCGGGCACCACCTCGCTGGTGATGCTTCCCGACGCCATCACCCACGGCGGCGGTGGGGAGGAGAACCCCGAGGAGGACTTCACCGTCTCCCGGATCGTTCCCGAGCACTCGCGTGGCCCGAACGGCGTGGAGGGCGCCCGTTCGGCTGCCGAACTCGGCTTCGACGATTCGCGCTACGGCTCCGGGAACCAGGGCCGGCTGCCGGGCGCGGACGACCGGCCCGGGCTCCCCGAGGAGCGCCGGTCGGCCATCGAGGCGCCGCAGCAGCCCCGGCAGGACGCCTATCCGCAGGGACCGCCGCCCGGTGGCCACGGGCAGTACGACCCGTATCAGCAGCAGGGCGGTGCCCCGTATCAGCCCGGGTACGAGCAGACCGGCGAGATCGCCGCTCAGCAGTACACCGGCGGCTACCCGGAGGCGCACGACCAGGGTTACGGGCAGCCCTACGCGCCGCCTGCCGCCGGGCGCCCCCACGAGTCCGCCGGAGACGGCACCGGAGCCTACGCGGAGCCGCAGCTTCCGGCCCAACAGCCAGGCCACGGCGGTCAGTACCTCCCCCGTCGTTCAGAAGCGGAATCCGCACCTGGCGTTCCCCACGGGGATGTTGACCGTGTAGGTTTCGACCGTCCGGGTTCCCTCCCCGACGACTGGAGCACCACGACCGACGCGGGCCTCCCGCGCCGGGACGCGGGGCGGCAGCAGGACGGAGCGCCGGCGGCCCGGCAGCAGGCTCCCGCCCAGGGCTGGGAAGCCCCGGCCGGGCAGCCGTCGCAGGAGGAGTCCGGAACCCACCGGTGGAGCGAGAACGACGAACACTGGAGCAGGGCGGGCCAGTTGCGCGCCCCGCAGTCCGGCGGCGTCACCTCGTCCGGACTGCCGCGCAGGGTGCCCAGGGCCAACCTGGTCGCGGGCGCGGCGGAGGAGAACTCGCAGGGTACTCCCGCGGTCTCCCGGGCGCCCGAGGATGTCCGCGGAAGACTGAGCAACCTGCACCGCGGCGTCCGTCAGGGACGCACAGCGGGCGACGGCAACCAGAATGACCGACAGGGCTTCGGCCCCGGAAGCACCTACGATCAGGAGCGTTAG
- a CDS encoding DUF742 domain-containing protein, translating into MATPPGGPSSYGSGRSGQPEDVRSAAAPGGDAPFLNRFNFPSAPSENVQRPAGGQQPTPGGQPPQHGRPPQHAGQSPYGAQPPQRHPQPQEPQQQNPQTRIQPVQPGHADRTAGTQRAADQPPPPQQPLVRPYAMTGGRTRPRYQLAIEALVHTTAENAQLQGQLPEHQRICRLCYEIKSVAEISALLTIPLGVARILVADLAEAGLVAIHQPGGDETTADGQPDVTLLERVLSGLRKL; encoded by the coding sequence GTGGCAACGCCCCCAGGAGGTCCGTCGTCGTACGGCAGTGGTCGTTCCGGCCAGCCGGAGGACGTCCGATCGGCCGCGGCCCCGGGTGGGGACGCGCCCTTCCTCAACCGTTTCAACTTTCCCTCCGCGCCCAGCGAGAACGTCCAGCGGCCGGCCGGCGGGCAGCAGCCGACCCCAGGGGGGCAGCCGCCGCAGCACGGCCGGCCGCCGCAGCACGCGGGACAGTCGCCGTACGGTGCGCAGCCTCCGCAGCGGCACCCGCAGCCGCAGGAACCGCAGCAGCAGAACCCGCAGACCCGCATCCAGCCGGTGCAGCCCGGTCACGCGGACAGGACGGCCGGCACCCAGCGCGCCGCCGACCAGCCCCCGCCGCCGCAGCAGCCGCTGGTGCGCCCCTACGCGATGACGGGGGGCCGGACCCGTCCCCGCTACCAGCTCGCCATCGAGGCACTGGTGCACACCACGGCGGAGAACGCTCAGCTCCAGGGCCAGCTCCCGGAGCACCAGCGGATCTGCCGCCTGTGCTACGAGATCAAGTCGGTCGCCGAGATCTCAGCACTTCTGACCATTCCGCTCGGCGTCGCCCGGATTCTCGTCGCCGACCTGGCCGAGGCCGGACTCGTCGCCATTCACCAGCCGGGCGGTGACGAGACCACCGCCGACGGTCAACCAGACGTGACACTGCTCGAAAGGGTGCTCAGTGGACTTCGGAAGCTCTAG